A single Calidifontibacter indicus DNA region contains:
- a CDS encoding urease accessory protein UreD: protein MNRPAHTTTEAQAQARTTRIEVHRIPDGLRSVLRTGLLAPRVTARHDDGLAVTLVATEATLLGGDHLNLELVLGAGTHLDLTDVAATVAYDGRGESARWSTWIRLGTGARLTWWGEPLVVCDGAAVHRSTHAQLAAGATMVLRDAITLGRHGERGGRLHCRTRFDLAGRTAVVEDLALDDRHRGDAGFLPGRQIDTVTLLGRRPAAETSGASRDVFELALPGAVQRTLDPAPQTSRSVFDDWRAVPTTT from the coding sequence ATGAACCGGCCGGCACACACCACCACTGAGGCGCAGGCGCAGGCACGCACCACCCGGATCGAGGTGCACCGCATCCCCGACGGGTTGCGCTCGGTGCTGCGCACCGGGTTGCTCGCGCCTCGGGTGACCGCCCGCCACGACGACGGCCTCGCGGTCACGCTCGTGGCCACCGAGGCCACCCTGCTCGGCGGCGACCACCTCAACCTGGAACTCGTGCTCGGCGCCGGCACCCACCTCGACCTCACCGACGTCGCCGCCACCGTCGCCTACGACGGACGCGGCGAATCGGCCCGGTGGAGCACCTGGATCCGGCTCGGCACCGGTGCACGGCTCACCTGGTGGGGCGAACCGCTGGTGGTCTGCGACGGTGCGGCCGTGCACCGCTCCACCCACGCCCAACTCGCCGCGGGCGCCACGATGGTGCTGCGCGACGCGATCACCCTCGGCCGGCACGGCGAGCGCGGCGGACGGCTGCACTGCCGCACCCGGTTCGATCTCGCCGGGCGCACCGCGGTCGTCGAAGACCTCGCGCTCGACGACCGGCATCGGGGCGACGCGGGGTTCCTGCCCGGCCGGCAGATCGACACGGTCACCCTGCTCGGCCGGCGTCCCGCTGCCGAGACCTCAGGCGCCTCCCGTGACGTCTTCGAACTGGCGTTGCCGGGTGCCGTCCAACGCACCCTCGACCCCGCGCCGCAGACGTCGCGCAGCGTGTTCGACGACTGGAGAGCGGTGCCTACAACGACATAA